One part of the Gemmatimonadaceae bacterium genome encodes these proteins:
- a CDS encoding BamA/TamA family outer membrane protein, with protein MRRFSRYAIGAMSLVLAAVALPARAHAQDGSCAAGDREVRALEFRGNHAFSSSDLAERIATTASGWMRVHVGFFGAKHCLDPSEFPLDVLRLKKFYHDKGYYSTQVDTLVQPMGPRAVRVVFAINEGKPIVIDSLAITGLESVRNRAKVLAGLGLHVGMPFDVNLLAAELDTIKARLRNSGYPRVDLLRNYTVRTDSLRASVTITALPGPLARIGQIRVIVAPLDSAHRQQIGDDVVRGLLGIRLGDLYSDDKLIAAQRSLYQLGAYRHVEVALDSVQPKNDSLVTLLVNLREDYMQQLDTKYGWATLDCFHTSAQYTNKNFLHQARHLEVSGQLSKIGYGYPLASAGTRNLCYQNILRRDPFSDTTNYSISATLQQPGLFGSEWVPSYTIYRERRSEYLAYLRSTLIGGEASVGRDLSVGGRLRLAYSLEYGRTQAQPALLCAVFNRCDQQSRDQISRIAQPLAVASVQYSVANTDDPFNPSQGYVFRTELRSSQRALGSSADLTFNKGTFDVAWYHPVGRSGVFASRLRGGIVLGSNFSLSNSTRYIPPEERLYAGGAGSVRGFQQNELGSLLYIAQGYDSVTVNDSTRYFRSPDGVRPYRVVPVGGNALVVANFEYRIADLFFPRLLQYTLFTDAGDVWTRGTPGTGLSVSHLKWTPGIGIRLFTPVGPVQVNVGYNPYPQPRGPIYYDASVNRETGVAPLYCVSPGNTIPVSVQTGSAGTTYTQAEQACPATFAPSQSSGFFHRLTLTFSVGPEF; from the coding sequence ATGCGCCGGTTCTCCCGTTATGCGATCGGGGCGATGAGCCTCGTGCTCGCGGCCGTGGCGTTGCCGGCGCGCGCGCACGCGCAGGACGGGTCCTGCGCGGCCGGGGACCGCGAGGTGCGCGCGCTCGAGTTCCGCGGCAACCACGCGTTCAGCAGCTCGGATCTCGCGGAGCGCATCGCGACCACCGCGTCGGGGTGGATGCGCGTTCACGTGGGGTTCTTCGGCGCCAAGCACTGTCTGGACCCGAGCGAGTTCCCGCTCGACGTGCTGCGGCTCAAGAAGTTCTACCACGACAAGGGCTACTACAGCACGCAGGTCGATACCCTCGTGCAGCCCATGGGACCGCGCGCCGTGCGCGTGGTGTTCGCGATCAACGAGGGCAAGCCGATCGTGATCGACTCGCTGGCGATCACCGGGCTGGAGTCGGTGCGCAATCGGGCGAAGGTCCTGGCCGGCCTGGGGCTGCACGTGGGGATGCCGTTCGACGTCAACCTGCTGGCCGCCGAACTGGACACGATCAAGGCGCGGCTGCGGAACTCCGGCTATCCCAGAGTGGATCTGCTGCGCAACTACACGGTGCGCACCGACTCGCTGCGGGCCAGCGTGACGATCACCGCCCTTCCCGGACCGCTGGCCCGCATCGGGCAGATCCGCGTCATCGTCGCTCCGCTGGACAGCGCGCACCGGCAGCAGATCGGAGACGACGTGGTGCGGGGCCTGCTCGGCATCCGCCTCGGCGACCTGTACAGCGACGACAAGTTGATCGCGGCGCAGCGCAGCCTGTACCAGCTGGGCGCCTATCGGCACGTCGAGGTGGCGCTCGATTCGGTGCAGCCGAAGAACGATTCGCTGGTCACGCTCCTCGTGAACCTGCGCGAGGATTACATGCAGCAGCTGGACACGAAGTACGGGTGGGCGACGCTGGACTGCTTCCACACCAGCGCGCAGTACACGAACAAGAACTTTCTCCACCAAGCGCGGCATCTGGAAGTGTCGGGGCAGCTCTCCAAGATCGGCTACGGGTATCCGCTGGCGTCGGCGGGCACGCGCAATCTCTGCTACCAGAACATCCTGCGCCGCGATCCGTTCAGCGACACGACCAACTACAGCATCTCGGCCACGCTCCAGCAGCCCGGACTATTCGGCTCCGAGTGGGTGCCGTCGTACACGATCTACCGCGAGCGCCGGAGCGAGTACCTCGCGTACCTGCGCTCCACGCTGATCGGCGGCGAGGCGTCGGTGGGCCGCGATCTGTCGGTGGGCGGCCGGTTGCGGCTGGCGTACAGCCTCGAGTACGGGCGCACCCAGGCCCAACCGGCGCTGTTGTGCGCGGTGTTCAATCGCTGCGACCAGCAGTCGCGCGACCAGATCTCGCGCATCGCGCAGCCGCTGGCCGTGGCCAGCGTCCAGTATTCCGTGGCCAACACCGACGATCCGTTCAACCCGAGCCAGGGATACGTCTTCCGCACCGAGCTGCGCAGCTCGCAGCGCGCGCTGGGGTCGTCGGCCGATCTGACGTTCAACAAGGGCACGTTCGACGTGGCGTGGTACCACCCGGTGGGACGGTCCGGCGTGTTCGCGTCGCGGCTGCGCGGCGGCATCGTGCTCGGGTCGAACTTCTCGCTGTCCAACTCCACGCGCTACATCCCGCCCGAGGAGCGCCTGTACGCGGGCGGCGCGGGGAGCGTGCGCGGCTTCCAGCAGAACGAATTGGGGTCGCTGCTGTACATCGCGCAGGGGTACGATTCGGTGACCGTGAACGACAGCACGCGCTACTTCCGGTCACCCGACGGCGTGCGTCCGTATCGGGTGGTGCCGGTGGGCGGTAACGCGCTGGTCGTGGCCAACTTCGAGTATCGCATCGCCGACCTCTTCTTTCCGCGCCTGCTGCAGTACACGCTGTTCACCGACGCCGGCGACGTGTGGACGCGGGGCACGCCGGGCACGGGGCTGTCGGTGTCGCATCTCAAATGGACGCCCGGCATCGGCATCCGGCTGTTCACGCCGGTGGGACCGGTGCAGGTCAACGTGGGGTACAATCCGTATCCCCAGCCGCGCGGCCCGATCTACTACGACGCGAGCGTGAATCGCGAAACCGGGGTGGCCCCGCTCTACTGCGTCAGTCCCGGCAATACGATTCCCGTGAGCGTGCAGACCGGCAGCGCGGGCACCACGTACACGCAGGCCGAACAGGCGTGCCCGGCCACCTTTGCCCCGTCGCAATCGTCGGGCTTCTTCCACCGGCTCACGCTCACGTTCTCCGTGGGTCCGGAGTTCTAG
- a CDS encoding ABC transporter substrate-binding protein, translating into MSTAVPSQIARLLRLSLLVVLPLPLACRGGEPGTPSRRTLIDSRDTYDPRSLDPARSTDVPTGRAVSYVFEGLTRFTADARLEPALATRWDLAPDGLTYTFHLRAGVFFQDGTPLSARDVVHSFTRALDPATRGSGAVPLLPIRGAADFADGKAPSVSGLAAPDDSTVVITLAQPLATFPKLLAMPAASVLPASAPADVSDHPVGTGPWKLVTWKHDDYLLFARNEHYWGGAPEADSLRARIIAEPSTAVAEFESGNVDVVEIPPDETETWEHDPARKRLLTDVPALQLVYVAINTTRGPLRDPRVRQAINDAVDTRTIVQQLIHGRGRVAAGVIPPSLGGADTTRAPYAYDVARARQLLAAAGYPKGIDVELWTGTTPIMVRVAEALQGYLAAAGIRATIEQRDAATARAAARRGETDLFLKDWYADYPDAEDFLYPLLDSANMGPGGNVSFYHNPAFDRLLDQARRQADEAKRNLLYRQADSLAFADAPMLYLYFYTQLYAVQPWIEGFTPPVIFNGQRWTHARFRPPGR; encoded by the coding sequence GTGTCAACCGCCGTGCCGTCTCAAATCGCGCGACTGCTCCGCCTGTCGCTTCTCGTCGTCCTCCCCCTCCCCCTCGCCTGCCGCGGGGGAGAGCCGGGCACCCCGTCGCGCCGCACCCTGATCGACTCGCGCGACACCTACGACCCCCGGTCCCTCGACCCGGCGCGATCCACCGACGTGCCCACCGGCCGCGCCGTGAGCTACGTCTTCGAGGGCCTCACCCGCTTCACCGCCGACGCCCGCCTGGAGCCCGCCCTCGCCACCCGCTGGGACCTGGCCCCCGACGGCCTCACCTACACCTTCCACCTGCGCGCCGGCGTGTTCTTCCAGGACGGCACGCCGCTCTCCGCGCGCGACGTCGTCCACTCGTTCACCCGCGCCCTCGATCCGGCCACGCGCGGCAGCGGCGCCGTACCCCTCCTCCCCATCCGCGGCGCCGCCGACTTCGCCGACGGCAAGGCCCCCTCGGTGAGCGGGCTCGCCGCGCCCGACGACAGCACGGTCGTCATCACCCTCGCCCAGCCGCTCGCCACCTTTCCCAAGCTCCTGGCCATGCCCGCGGCCTCGGTCCTTCCCGCCTCGGCGCCCGCCGACGTGAGCGACCATCCCGTGGGCACCGGTCCCTGGAAGCTCGTCACCTGGAAGCACGACGACTACCTGCTGTTCGCGCGCAACGAACACTACTGGGGCGGCGCCCCCGAGGCCGACTCGCTCCGCGCCCGCATCATCGCCGAGCCGAGTACCGCGGTGGCGGAATTCGAGAGCGGCAACGTGGACGTCGTCGAGATCCCGCCCGACGAGACCGAGACCTGGGAGCACGATCCGGCCAGGAAGCGCTTGCTCACCGACGTCCCGGCGCTGCAACTCGTCTACGTGGCGATCAACACCACCCGCGGACCGCTCCGGGATCCGCGGGTCCGCCAGGCCATCAACGACGCCGTGGACACCCGGACCATCGTGCAGCAACTCATCCACGGCCGCGGCCGCGTGGCCGCCGGCGTCATCCCGCCCTCGCTGGGCGGCGCCGACACCACCCGCGCCCCCTACGCCTACGACGTGGCCCGGGCCAGGCAGCTCCTGGCAGCCGCCGGATACCCCAAGGGCATCGACGTCGAGCTCTGGACCGGCACCACGCCGATCATGGTGCGAGTGGCCGAGGCCCTCCAGGGCTATCTCGCCGCCGCCGGCATCCGGGCCACGATCGAGCAGCGCGACGCGGCCACCGCGCGCGCCGCCGCGCGCCGCGGGGAGACCGACCTGTTTCTCAAGGACTGGTACGCCGACTACCCCGACGCGGAGGACTTCCTGTACCCGCTCCTCGACAGCGCGAACATGGGCCCGGGCGGCAACGTCTCGTTCTACCACAACCCGGCGTTCGACCGCCTGCTGGACCAGGCGCGCCGCCAAGCGGACGAGGCCAAGCGCAACCTCCTCTACCGGCAGGCCGACTCGCTGGCCTTCGCCGACGCCCCCATGCTGTACCTCTACTTCTACACGCAGCTCTACGCCGTGCAGCCCTGGATCGAGGGGTTCACGCCGCCGGTGATCTTCAACGGCCAACGTTGGACCCACGCGCGGTTCCGGCCCCCGGGTCGCTGA
- a CDS encoding ABC transporter permease gives MLRYVARRLALAVPTLFGVLVVAFLLLNVAPGDPVTAMVGERADPATVARLRAELHLDDPLPLRFVRYVDQVAHGQLGRSFVTDRPITADIAERFPKTLELALAAMLLATVCGISLGVLSARHPGGWMDRLALGVAYLGISFPVYWVGLLLILVFAVGLRWLPPSGYGGLEYLILPALALGMRSIAFQARVTRSSMLDALGADFTRTARAKGAREWVVVLRHALRNALIPVITVVGLDFGSYLTGSILTETVFSWPGLGRYVVNAIARRDLPAIQGSVLFLSAVFVLVNLVTDLAYAKADPRIAY, from the coding sequence ATGCTGCGCTACGTCGCCCGTCGCCTCGCGCTCGCCGTCCCCACGCTGTTCGGCGTGCTCGTGGTGGCGTTCCTGCTCCTCAACGTGGCGCCCGGCGACCCGGTGACGGCGATGGTCGGCGAGCGCGCCGATCCGGCCACCGTGGCCAGACTGCGCGCCGAGCTCCACCTGGACGACCCGCTGCCGCTCCGCTTCGTCCGCTACGTGGACCAGGTGGCGCACGGCCAGCTCGGCCGGTCGTTCGTCACCGACCGCCCGATCACCGCCGACATCGCCGAGCGGTTTCCCAAGACGCTGGAGCTGGCGTTGGCGGCCATGCTCCTCGCCACCGTGTGCGGCATCTCGCTCGGCGTGCTGAGCGCGCGCCACCCGGGCGGCTGGATGGACCGCCTGGCGCTGGGCGTGGCGTACCTGGGCATATCGTTTCCCGTATACTGGGTGGGGTTGCTGCTCATCCTCGTGTTCGCGGTGGGACTCCGATGGCTCCCGCCGTCGGGGTATGGAGGCCTCGAGTACCTGATCCTGCCGGCGCTGGCGCTCGGCATGCGGTCCATCGCCTTCCAGGCCCGCGTCACGCGATCGTCGATGCTCGACGCGCTGGGCGCCGACTTCACGCGCACCGCCCGCGCCAAGGGCGCGCGCGAATGGGTCGTGGTGCTGCGGCACGCGCTGCGCAACGCCCTCATTCCCGTGATCACCGTGGTCGGCCTCGACTTCGGCTCGTACCTCACGGGAAGCATCCTCACCGAGACCGTGTTCTCCTGGCCCGGCCTGGGGCGCTACGTGGTGAACGCCATCGCGCGCCGCGATCTTCCGGCCATCCAGGGCTCGGTGCTGTTTCTGAGCGCCGTGTTCGTGCTCGTGAACCTCGTGACCGACCTCGCCTACGCGAAGGCAGATCCGCGAATCGCCTACTGA
- a CDS encoding nucleoside triphosphate pyrophosphohydrolase family protein — protein sequence MTLSEYERSAGRTINPALSDRDRLLDAAAGLAEESGEVLGLVRKHLMQGRGLDAARLREELGDALWCLTIAAQSAGLTLDDVAQANVAKLTQRHPGGFQA from the coding sequence ATGACTCTCTCCGAATACGAACGCTCCGCCGGCCGCACCATCAACCCGGCCCTGAGCGACCGCGACCGCCTCCTCGACGCCGCGGCCGGCCTGGCCGAAGAATCGGGCGAGGTGCTCGGCTTGGTGCGCAAGCATCTGATGCAGGGGCGCGGGCTGGACGCGGCGCGGTTGCGCGAGGAGTTGGGCGATGCGCTGTGGTGCCTGACCATCGCCGCGCAGAGCGCCGGGCTCACATTGGACGACGTGGCCCAGGCAAACGTGGCCAAGCTGACGCAGCGCCACCCCGGCGGATTTCAGGCCTGA
- a CDS encoding NAD(P)/FAD-dependent oxidoreductase gives MNHEIRDITIIGGGPTGLFALFYAGMRGATAQIVDALAEPGGQLTALYPEKYIFDVAGFPRVLAKDLVRALREQAAQFAQPMHYSQRVVGLEEQDGHFVLVTETDRFPTRAIVIAAGIGAFAPRRLPQAAAEPWYGRGIHDVVTDPERFRGRHVVIIGGGDSAFDWGTQLLGRAASVTIVHRSDRFRAHDATVAQFQQAVAAGKAGLLTFHELADLVPDAGGERFTHLILKDIKAKTTHQVAADAVLPMLGFVSDMGAINTWGLKIEKDEISVNSRMETGRPGLYAAGDVVTYPGKLKLIATGFGEATTAVNQAVHWVYPDKKVNPGHSSNMAVFGQKDD, from the coding sequence ATGAATCACGAAATCCGCGACATCACGATCATTGGGGGCGGCCCCACCGGACTGTTTGCGCTGTTCTATGCTGGCATGCGCGGGGCCACGGCGCAAATCGTGGATGCCCTGGCCGAGCCCGGGGGCCAGCTGACGGCGCTCTACCCGGAGAAGTACATCTTCGACGTGGCAGGGTTCCCGAGAGTGCTGGCCAAGGACCTGGTGCGGGCGTTGCGCGAGCAGGCCGCGCAGTTCGCCCAGCCCATGCACTACTCCCAGCGCGTGGTAGGGCTCGAGGAGCAGGACGGCCACTTCGTGCTCGTGACCGAGACCGACCGCTTTCCCACACGCGCCATCGTCATCGCGGCTGGGATCGGCGCGTTCGCGCCGCGCCGCCTGCCGCAGGCGGCCGCCGAGCCCTGGTACGGTCGCGGCATCCACGACGTGGTGACCGATCCCGAGCGGTTCCGGGGGCGCCACGTGGTGATCATCGGCGGCGGCGACTCGGCGTTCGATTGGGGCACGCAGCTGCTCGGCCGCGCCGCGAGCGTGACGATCGTGCACCGGAGCGATCGGTTCCGCGCTCACGACGCCACGGTGGCCCAGTTCCAGCAGGCGGTGGCGGCGGGGAAGGCGGGGCTCCTCACGTTCCACGAACTGGCGGACCTGGTGCCCGATGCGGGCGGGGAGCGATTCACGCACCTCATCCTCAAGGACATCAAAGCCAAGACCACGCATCAGGTGGCCGCCGACGCCGTGTTGCCGATGCTCGGCTTCGTGAGCGACATGGGTGCGATCAATACCTGGGGGTTGAAGATCGAGAAGGACGAGATCTCCGTGAACAGTCGGATGGAGACGGGGCGGCCCGGTCTGTACGCGGCCGGCGACGTGGTGACCTATCCCGGCAAGCTCAAGCTCATCGCCACCGGCTTTGGCGAAGCGACGACCGCGGTGAATCAGGCGGTGCACTGGGTGTACCCGGACAAGAAGGTCAATCCGGGACACAGTTCGAACATGGCGGTGTTCGGGCAGAAGGACGACTAA
- a CDS encoding serine/threonine-protein kinase — protein MPESLDYHGSFHLVRKVAEGGMATVYEAEQLGPSGFSKRIALKVIHPDLAQRREFLQLFVDEAKLSANLMHGNIVQIYQLGEVRGQYFIAMEYIQGPTLRSVIDRHNELGRPIPATMVAYVGSRLCRALDFAHNAVGPDGRRLDVVHRDVSPGNVMITWDGHIKLGDFGIAKARTSIDPASDQHVRMGKKRYMSPEQVLGTLVDARSDVFSLGVVLYELLALSPLFHEDNTALSVEEVVLRPLPDLRSRITDLDPDLDALLQLSLQRNPAERATAAQLGSLLDQWISAQHDRAGASPDWLQNHLAEIFPTTFEARFEADPVAVQAASEVFKKKRGSIIARLFG, from the coding sequence ATGCCAGAAAGTCTCGACTACCACGGCTCATTTCATCTCGTTCGCAAAGTGGCCGAAGGCGGGATGGCCACGGTGTACGAAGCCGAACAACTCGGACCGTCGGGTTTTTCCAAGCGCATCGCGCTCAAGGTCATCCACCCCGATCTCGCGCAACGCCGCGAGTTCCTCCAGCTGTTCGTGGACGAGGCCAAGCTCTCGGCCAACCTGATGCACGGCAACATCGTGCAGATCTACCAGCTGGGCGAGGTGCGCGGGCAGTACTTCATCGCCATGGAGTACATCCAGGGCCCCACGCTCCGCAGCGTGATCGACCGGCACAACGAACTCGGCCGCCCGATCCCCGCCACGATGGTGGCGTACGTGGGCAGCCGGCTGTGCCGGGCCCTCGACTTCGCCCACAACGCCGTGGGCCCCGACGGCCGCCGGCTGGACGTCGTGCACCGCGACGTCTCGCCCGGCAACGTCATGATCACCTGGGACGGCCACATCAAGCTCGGCGACTTCGGCATCGCCAAGGCCCGCACGTCCATCGACCCGGCGTCGGATCAGCACGTGCGCATGGGCAAGAAGCGCTACATGAGTCCGGAGCAGGTGCTGGGCACGCTCGTCGACGCGCGCAGCGATGTGTTCTCGCTGGGCGTGGTGCTGTACGAACTCCTCGCGCTCAGCCCGCTGTTTCACGAGGACAACACGGCCCTGTCGGTGGAAGAAGTGGTGCTGCGTCCCCTGCCCGACCTGCGGTCGAGGATCACCGACCTCGATCCCGATCTCGACGCGCTGCTCCAGCTCTCGCTGCAGCGCAACCCGGCGGAACGCGCCACGGCGGCTCAACTCGGATCGCTGCTCGATCAGTGGATCTCGGCCCAGCACGACCGCGCCGGCGCGTCGCCCGACTGGCTGCAGAACCACCTGGCAGAGATCTTCCCGACCACCTTCGAAGCGCGCTTCGAGGCCGACCCCGTGGCGGTCCAGGCGGCGTCGGAGGTATTCAAGAAGAAGCGCGGATCGATCATCGCGCGGCTGTTCGGGTGA